The following proteins are encoded in a genomic region of Clostridium kluyveri:
- a CDS encoding MetQ/NlpA family ABC transporter substrate-binding protein: MKRKSIIFLVLALVVGLFSGCGNGDDSKSADSKSDKAVVKIGAAAVPHAEILNHIKPALAKEGIDLQVIVLDSEDELNPALQEKQIDANYFQHVPYLESVAKEKGYNFAVAGKVHVEPIGFYSDKIKSKDELKDGAKIAIPNNPSNEYRALALLEAQKLIKLKSGISNYNATPSDIADNPKNLEFVEVDAAQLPRVLPDVDGSVINTNLVLEAKMDPNKALFREDSNSPYANVIVVRKGDENKKEIKAIVAKLNSEDVKNFIKSKYGVAVVPAF, encoded by the coding sequence ATGAAGAGAAAAAGTATAATATTTTTAGTTTTGGCGTTGGTTGTAGGATTATTTTCGGGCTGCGGCAATGGGGATGACTCAAAAAGTGCAGACAGTAAAAGTGACAAGGCTGTGGTGAAAATAGGAGCAGCGGCAGTGCCACATGCAGAAATATTGAATCATATAAAACCTGCACTGGCAAAAGAGGGGATAGATTTACAAGTTATTGTTTTAGATAGCGAAGATGAGTTAAATCCAGCTTTACAGGAAAAACAAATAGATGCCAATTATTTTCAACATGTACCTTATTTAGAGTCTGTAGCTAAAGAAAAAGGATATAATTTTGCAGTGGCTGGAAAAGTTCATGTGGAACCCATAGGTTTTTATTCTGATAAAATTAAATCTAAAGATGAACTTAAAGATGGCGCCAAGATTGCTATACCTAATAATCCTTCAAATGAATACAGAGCTTTAGCTCTTCTTGAAGCTCAAAAACTTATTAAATTAAAATCCGGGATATCTAATTATAATGCTACGCCTTCAGATATTGCAGATAATCCTAAAAATCTGGAATTTGTAGAAGTTGATGCAGCCCAGCTTCCAAGGGTATTGCCAGATGTAGATGGCTCCGTAATAAATACAAATCTTGTATTAGAAGCTAAAATGGATCCAAATAAAGCACTATTTAGAGAAGATAGCAATTCACCTTATGCAAATGTAATTGTTGTAAGAAAGGGTGATGAAAATAAAAAAGAAATTAAAGCCATAGTGGCAAAGCTGAATTCAGAGGATGTGAAAAACTTTATAAAAAGCAAATATGGAGTTGCAGTAGTGCCGGCTTTTTAA